GAGAAGCCTCCTAAAGCCGTGATATTAATGCCGTGCTTTTGGGCGTGCGCCATTGCATTAATCACTTTACGGGTAGCGGCTTTGATGCGACGAGTTGCCAGCATTTCTGGCAAAAAGCACGATTCTACATACCGACCTTCAATTTCTTGACCCGTAATACTTTTAACTTTAATGGTATCGACGATTTGGGGTGGGGCAGAACACCAAAAATCCAAATCTCGATCGGCATATTCTGGGTAGCCCAAGTCTCTGGCGACTGCTTGGGCGTGTTCTAAACTGGTAAGGTGACCGATTAGACCAAACATGAATTGCTTTAAGCAGACCTGTCAACCAGGTTTGACGAAAGTGGGTGGGATAAAAAACGTTTACTGAGACTTTACAATACTACACAAAATGGCCGATTAGTACAGCGATCGACTAATCGGCATGGTAGTTTATGCTAAAGCATCTCAAATTGGTTTTTTTCGAGTTTGCCAAGACTTGGTAGATTAAGCAGCTGCTAACCCTTGGGCGGACATCTTCATGATGTCGCGATTGGAAAAACCTATATTACCAAGTGCTTCGCCATATTGAATCATGAAGTCCTCAACTAAGGCTTCTTTTTCCATGCCCAGAATGCGGGCGTCATTTTCTACCTGGTTAAGCATTTGCCAAACTATTGGTAGGTTCTGACGGTTGGCTTCTTCCAACTCAGCTTTGGATTGTTCAAAATTTTCTTTCAGCCAAACTTCGCCAAAGTTTAGGTGAGAGTATTCATCTTTTACTACTCCTTCAGTGATTTTACGGGCGAAGGGGTCAGCCACGGGAATGTAAATGTTGTAAGCGGCGATCGCAAAACATTCGATAATCAATGCTTGAATGAGCAAACAAGTGACTACTTTGCCTTGCGGGAGTGCTTCTTGGAAATTTCGATGTAGTTGGGCGAAGAACTCCTGGGCGAATTTCATATCAGGAGTCACTTCTAAGTTGCGCCCACAAGCTTCAAAGCCTTTTTTATGGCGGCTCTCCATTTTGGAGAGTTTGATTAACTCGTCCTTGTGTTCGGGCAGCAGTTCAGCCAGTTGGATGTAATTTTCGTGGGCTTCTTGTTCGCCTTCAATCACGATCGCGTTGATGCGACTGTAGGCATCTT
The sequence above is drawn from the Leptolyngbyaceae cyanobacterium genome and encodes:
- a CDS encoding aldehyde oxygenase (deformylating), which gives rise to MPQVEASPALDFQNETYKDAYSRINAIVIEGEQEAHENYIQLAELLPEHKDELIKLSKMESRHKKGFEACGRNLEVTPDMKFAQEFFAQLHRNFQEALPQGKVVTCLLIQALIIECFAIAAYNIYIPVADPFARKITEGVVKDEYSHLNFGEVWLKENFEQSKAELEEANRQNLPIVWQMLNQVENDARILGMEKEALVEDFMIQYGEALGNIGFSNRDIMKMSAQGLAAA